Genomic window (Bacillus sp. BGMRC 2118):
TGTAATAATCGTCAAGAATGCCGGAACTGCAACTTCAAACTGATCCCACTCAATTTTCCCAAGCGCAGATACCATTAGTACACCTACAATAATTAAAGCTGGTGCCGTAACATGCGGAGTTACAACCCCTAATAACGGTGAAAAGAATAAAGCAAGTAAAAATAGTACCCCTGTTACAACTGAAGCAAAACCTGATCTTGCACCTGCTGCTACTCCAGCAGAAGATTCGATATATGATGTTGTCGTAGAAGTACCAAGTGTGGCTCCGACAACTGTTGCAGCTGAATCTGCGAATAGTGCCTTTCCTGCACGAGGAAGCTTATTGTCCTTTATTAAGTTTGCTTGATTTGCAACTGCCAATAAAGTTCCTGCAGTGTCAAAGAAGTCTACAAATAGAAACGTTAAAATTACAGCAAGCATCTTAATCGTAAATACTTGGTCAAGATTTTCAAATGCCACCCCAAAAGTTGCCTCTAAACTAGGAACTGCCCCAATAACTTGATTAGGAAGTTCAACTAATCCAACAATTACTCCAACTACTGCAGTAACAAACATACCAATGAAGATTCCAGCATTCACTTTTTTAACCATTAGAATAACCGTAATGACAATTCCGAATATCGCCAGTAATGTAGGTCCACTTGTGATATCCCCTAAACCAACAAGTACCGCGTCATCATTCGTAATAATTCCTGCATTTTGTAATCCAACAAAAGCAATGAACAAACCAATACCCGCTGCAACTGCATACTTAAGTTGAGCTGGAATGGCGTTAATAATTTTTTCTCGTGCACCTGTTAGGGTCAAGGCGATAAAGATTAAACCTGAAACTA
Coding sequences:
- a CDS encoding NCS2 family permease, whose translation is MKRYFQFEELGTNYRKEIIGGVTTFLSMAYILFVNPDVLSMSAIPDLPEEMRMNKEAVFTATAIAAALGSLLMGIIARYPIALAPGMGLNAFFSFTVVLGMGIPWQTALSGVLVSGLIFIALTLTGAREKIINAIPAQLKYAVAAGIGLFIAFVGLQNAGIITNDDAVLVGLGDITSGPTLLAIFGIVITVILMVKKVNAGIFIGMFVTAVVGVIVGLVELPNQVIGAVPSLEATFGVAFENLDQVFTIKMLAVILTFLFVDFFDTAGTLLAVANQANLIKDNKLPRAGKALFADSAATVVGATLGTSTTTSYIESSAGVAAGARSGFASVVTGVLFLLALFFSPLLGVVTPHVTAPALIIVGVLMVSALGKIEWDQFEVAVPAFLTIITMPLAYSIATGIAMGFIFYPITMIMKGRTKEIHPIMYGMFIIFVLYFIFLTE